ACGCGACGCCGCAGGGGGTGGGCAAGGCCCGAATACGGATCAGGCCGGGACGCTGCTGTCGGGCTTGGCGGCGCTCTGGGTGCGTCGGTCCAGCACAGCGCTGTGAAATGCGCCGAGAAACAATGCTTCACTAGTGATTTTAAGCACTTCTTCAAGGCCTCCGACAATGGAATAGGCCATGTCCCCGGCACCGGGACCGAGCAGCCAGTGGAAAAAGTCAGGCCGGTTGGAGGCCATGTCCGCGGCCACGGAGAGAAACAGAACCACGAACCCGAGGCGCAGCAGGGAAAAGCAGCGACGGTAGCGCTTGATCTCCGCAAAGTAGAACCAAAGGACGACCAAGGCGGCAAGGCCGTATAGCCCGATGAGCATGTCGTCCAGGCGGCTGGTCCAGCCGGTGGCGTGCAGGTGCAGAACTTTGTGCAGCGAGCGGTCCAGGCCTTCATGCAGCAGGGCTTTCTCGTCCACGGCCAGAAAAGCGAAACCCAGGGAGATGATCAGCCAGATGGTGGCCGGATCCTTGATCCGCAGGGGATTGTCCCCCTTACGTTCCCGCCAGAGGTGGAAACACACGAAGCAGATCAGGGCCAGTTGGCAGACCGAAAGCAGGGTCACAAAGCCGTTTTCGTCAAAGGGGTGGTGCTTGTAGACCTGGAAGGTCAATTCCAGACTCACGCAGGCCGCGCCGATGCCCAGCAGGGACCAGAGCACCGGGGCAAGTTCCGGGGTGCGTTCGTCCCGGAGCATGGCCCAGGCAAGAACGCAAAACGCGAACATGGGCAGGAGGTGCAGATAATAGGCGCGGGCGAAATACACGGCGTTGTCCACGGAAACCAGCCCCACGATCAGGGCGAGGATGATGGTGCAGACCTTGCGATACATAGTGCTACCTGTGGGGGCTGTTGTTGCGGGCCGTCACCGCTGGTTGTCGGCGAAAGCGCGGAAGAATTTCTGTGCGTAACGAAACCGTCACCAAAACACAAGGGCGGACCGCAATGCGGACCGCCGTAAAGAAAACGAAAGCAGATGGGGTGCGTTTTACGGGATCAGTACACCCGGGAGCCGAGGGGGGCGTCCCGTTCGGGCTGGAGCAGGATCACGCCGCTGTTGTCGTGTCCGTCCACTCCCAGGGTGAGCACTTCGGACATGAAGTCCGCGATCTGGCGGGGCGGAAAATTCACCACGCAGAGCACGAGTTGGTTTTCCAGGTCTTCGGGCCGGTACTGTTCCGTGATTTGGGCGCTGGATTTTTTGACGCCAAGGGTCTCGCCGAGGTCGATCCAGAGCTTGTAGGCGGGTTTGCGCGCTTTGGGAAACGGTTCGGCCCGCCGGATCATGCCCACGCGGATATCCACCTTGAGAAAGTCGTCGAAATTGATCATCAGCATGTCTCCTTATTCACTGGTGTTTTCCAGTGGAGGGCTGTTCGGCCATTGACGCGGCGAACGGGTTGGAGCACATTCTTTTCATGAATATGCTGTTGTTTCTCGTCCTCTTTATCGTCCTGATTTTTCCAGGTCTTTGTTACCTCGTGAGCATAGCGTCCAATGCATTGCGCGGCAACCTGGAACGCATCGCCGATGAAAGCGGTGGGTTGTGGCTGGGCGTATTGGCCGGATGGTTCAACGCCATGGGAGCCACGGTGCTCATCAGTTTGAGTTACCCGTTCCAGCGATTGCTTCGGCGGCGGGGCGGCGGAACGGGAACACCCGTGGTGCTTATTCACGGGCTGTATCACAATCCTGCGGCCTGGCTGCTGTTTGCCCGATGGCTGGAGCGTCGCGGCTACGGCAATAGTTATACCGTGGGGTACGGCAGCTTCACCACCGTGTTTTCCGAAATCGTGCAGGAGGCGGGCCGTGTGGTGGACCAGGCGCTGGAGTCCAATCCGGGACAGCGCGTACTGCTTTGCGGTCATAGCCTTGGCGGGCTGGTTTGCCGTGCATTGCTGGCGGAAAAACGTTTTCAGGGGCGGATAGCCGGGGTGGCGACCATGGGCACGCCGCACCGCGGCAGCTTGCTGGGACATGTGGCCATTGGCGGGCTGGGGCGGAGCCTGCGGCCCGGTTCCCGGGTCATGCGCGATCTGGACGAGCTGTCCGAACCCCGGGACGTTCCGCGGCTGGCCTTGTTCACCCCGCTGGACAATATGGTCATGCCTGAACAGTGTCTGCGCGTGGGGCGCGAGGGGTGGATGGAAGACCGGCTTCCACTGCGGGTCAGCCATGTGGGGATGATCTACCATCGCCCGCTGGCCGAGCGCGTGGTCACGTTTTTTCGGCTGGCCGAGGCCATGTCGGAATGGAATGGGCAGGGCCGCGATTGCGATATGCCTTGACCAGGGAAGGGTGACGTCCGGGCAACGGTTCGGGCGTTGGTGTTTCCAGCGCGGACTGCTGGAGAACAGACCGCCCGCAAGAGTCAGCCGTCCATGAGCTTGGTGAGCATTTCCTTGAGTTCGGCGGGACGGAATGGCTTGGTGATAAAGGCATCCACGCCGGCATTTTCCGCCAGTCCGCGCTGGGAGGCCTCTTTTTCCGTGGTGACCATGACGATGGTGGTGTTTTCGAGGTCCATGTCGTCGCGGATTTGCTCCACCAGCTGCATACCGTCCATGACGGGCATGTTCATGTCCGTGACCACCAGATCCACCGGCCCAGCCTCCATGAGGTGCTGCATGGCTTCCTGTCCGTTCGAGGCCAGAGTGACATCGTACCCGAGGTCGCCAAGAATGGTGCGGTGCAGGGCCAGCATGGAGCGGGAATCGTCCACGGCCAGGGCGCGGCGGTCGGATTCTTCGGCCTGCTGTGTTGCGATTTGCTTCATCTCGTGGAGATGTTTTTTCGCGGCTTCGGTGTCCATGTCTTGCAGGCATTCCCGGAAATCTTTGAGCACGTCCTCGTCGCGGGTGCGCAGCAGGTGTTGCATGAGCAGGGCGACCGCGGTCTCGTCCTCATGCAGGGCGCGGAAGAGGTTCACGGCCTTGGAGGTGATCACGGCTTCGGCCAGACGTTCGGCCTGCTCGTCCGCCCGGTGGAGGTGGTCCAGCAGGGTGCGGACCATGCCCGGGTTGACGTGGTGTTCCAGTCCGCCCACTACGGCCATGAGCAGCAGTTCATCGGTTTCGTGCAGCCCGTCCATGAGGCAGATGATGTTCTTCAGGGTGCCGATGCGGCCCATGGCCTCGTAAAAGGCGTACCGCACGTTGGGCGTGTCGGCCCGGCCCCGGTCGAATGCCTCCATCAGGCCGTTGCCGCCGCTGCGCAGACCCGTGAAGCCGAGCACGTTGGCCGCGAGAATGCGTACATCCTCGTCCGGGGAGTACAGCGAGTCCAGCAGTGCGGGGACGGCCCGTTCGCCCAGATCGACCATTACGTCCGTGATCAGGCGGCGGGCGATGGGATTTTTGTGGTGTAGGTGCGAGGCCAGGAACTGGATGGATTCCTCGGTACCGAGGTCGCCCAATGCCTGGATAGCCTTCCAGGTGGGGACGTCGCAGGTCTGGTAGCGGTCCCCGGCGAGGCTGTGGCGGATCACATCCTTGAGCCAGGGCAGGGCCGAGGCATCGTTGAAGTGGCCGCACATTTCAATGCTCAGGCCCGAGGCAAGGGGATCCTCCGAGGAGAGATGTTTGCGGAAGGCGGGCAGGGCCGCGGGATCGTTGATGCGGGCCAGGGCCGTGAGGCATTCCAGGATGATTTCCGGGTCTGTTTCATTGAGGGCTAGGTCCACCAGGGGTTGGAGCGCTGCGGCAAAGCGGTGCTCGCCCGAGGCCCGGATGCACAGGGTGCGCAGTTTGCAG
The DNA window shown above is from Paucidesulfovibrio gracilis DSM 16080 and carries:
- a CDS encoding esterase/lipase family protein; the encoded protein is MNMLLFLVLFIVLIFPGLCYLVSIASNALRGNLERIADESGGLWLGVLAGWFNAMGATVLISLSYPFQRLLRRRGGGTGTPVVLIHGLYHNPAAWLLFARWLERRGYGNSYTVGYGSFTTVFSEIVQEAGRVVDQALESNPGQRVLLCGHSLGGLVCRALLAEKRFQGRIAGVATMGTPHRGSLLGHVAIGGLGRSLRPGSRVMRDLDELSEPRDVPRLALFTPLDNMVMPEQCLRVGREGWMEDRLPLRVSHVGMIYHRPLAERVVTFFRLAEAMSEWNGQGRDCDMP
- a CDS encoding HEAT repeat domain-containing protein, with product MSILDGFREKDFLEQITLLNDLAANRPAEALPGLLALFESPVGDASVDSMVVIALNALLAEDEPFAVECLGKADCKLRTLCIRASGEHRFAAALQPLVDLALNETDPEIILECLTALARINDPAALPAFRKHLSSEDPLASGLSIEMCGHFNDASALPWLKDVIRHSLAGDRYQTCDVPTWKAIQALGDLGTEESIQFLASHLHHKNPIARRLITDVMVDLGERAVPALLDSLYSPDEDVRILAANVLGFTGLRSGGNGLMEAFDRGRADTPNVRYAFYEAMGRIGTLKNIICLMDGLHETDELLLMAVVGGLEHHVNPGMVRTLLDHLHRADEQAERLAEAVITSKAVNLFRALHEDETAVALLMQHLLRTRDEDVLKDFRECLQDMDTEAAKKHLHEMKQIATQQAEESDRRALAVDDSRSMLALHRTILGDLGYDVTLASNGQEAMQHLMEAGPVDLVVTDMNMPVMDGMQLVEQIRDDMDLENTTIVMVTTEKEASQRGLAENAGVDAFITKPFRPAELKEMLTKLMDG
- a CDS encoding tRNA-binding protein; this translates as MINFDDFLKVDIRVGMIRRAEPFPKARKPAYKLWIDLGETLGVKKSSAQITEQYRPEDLENQLVLCVVNFPPRQIADFMSEVLTLGVDGHDNSGVILLQPERDAPLGSRVY